A single Balaenoptera ricei isolate mBalRic1 chromosome 13, mBalRic1.hap2, whole genome shotgun sequence DNA region contains:
- the IL36G gene encoding interleukin-36 gamma codes for MEKPWIGEVFDLNQQVWFLQGQTLVTVPWSNGVTPVTVTVAPCKNPGSLEKDKGIPIYLGIQNPEMWLHCEDVGGQPKLQLKTLYLCNQAKPMKPFLFYHVQTDINSTFESVAFPSWFIASSKRGQPIFLTSDLGRMYSTAFRMNLRI; via the exons ATGGAGAAACCTTGGATTGGAGAAGTCTTTGACTTGAATCAGCAGGTGTGGTTCCTTCAGGGTCAGACCCTTGTGACAGTTCCATGGAGCAACGGTGTGACTCCAG TCACTGTCACTGTTGCCCCATGCAAGAATCCAGGCTCTCTTGAGAAAGACAAAGGGATTCCCATTTATTTGGGAATACAGAATCCAGAAATGTGGCTGCATTGTGAGGACGTCGGAGGACAGCCCAAATTGCAGCTGAAG ACACTGTATCTGTGCAACCAAGCTAAGCCCATGAAGCCCTTCCTCTTCTACCATGTCCAGACAGACATTAACTCCACCTTTGAGTCTGTGGCCTTTCCCAGCTGGTTCATCGCCTCCTCCAAGAGAGGCCAGCCCATCTTTCTCACTTCGGACCTGGGGAGAATGTACAGTACTGCCTTCCGTATGAATTTAAGGATTTAA